The Microcystis aeruginosa NIES-843 sequence ATACAAGGGAAATTATTGGTTGCTATGCGCGGAGATAGGAGTCGTCAATCAGCCAAAAAACTTTGGGCTAGTTTACCAGGTGTTTACCGACAATGTGCAGTTGCTTACACAGACTTTTGGGAGTCATATAAGACAGTAATTCCCAGTAAACGTCATCGACCAGTCGGGAAAGAAACTGGTCAAACTAATCCTATTGAAAGATTAAATAATACCTTTCGACAAAGGATTTCTCGGTTGGTGAGAGAGAGTCTATCTTTCTCTAAAAAAATGGAGAATCACGTTGGGGCTGTTTGGTATTTTATCCATGACTACAATGCACACCTGGCAAAGGATTAAGCCGCCATCACTACTACAGAATCACCACCCTAAATCTGTATTAGCTGGCAAACTGATATAGGCAGTTAAAGTCTTAGTTGCTTTACGTTTTAGAACATCTAAAATTTCTAAAATAAAAGCCGTTTTCCCAATACCAATCAAACCGTAAACTAACAATCTTTTACGCTCTTTTCCTTTTAATAAGCTGAAAACTGGTTTTAATTCTTGACTTCTCCCAGTAAAAACTTTTCTTAACTGCGATT is a genomic window containing:
- a CDS encoding ATP-binding protein → MNEADRIWDELDNIYCQWGITEIPFSESASTLRESQLRKVFTGRSQELKPVFSLLKGKERKRLLVYGLIGIGKTAFILEILDVLKRKATKTLTAYISLPANTDLGW